The following proteins come from a genomic window of Pangasianodon hypophthalmus isolate fPanHyp1 chromosome 24, fPanHyp1.pri, whole genome shotgun sequence:
- the ccl19a.2 gene encoding LOW QUALITY PROTEIN: C-C motif chemokine 19a.2 (The sequence of the model RefSeq protein was modified relative to this genomic sequence to represent the inferred CDS: inserted 1 base in 1 codon) codes for MVPVHTPGEHCXLMLRKLQNTDASMLNSVVALLAFTALLWNNAQAFSSNADDCCLSTSDTLVPRRIVESYIIQNADSGCSIPATVFITKKNKKLCSPPASDTRYPWVLKLIEYMGNRSSKRKGPQ; via the exons ATGGTACCTGTGCACACACCTGGGGAACATT ATCTGATGCTCAGAAAGCTGCAGAACACAGACGCAAGCATGCTGAATTCAGTAGTTGCTCTTCTGGCCTTCACTGCACTTCTGTGGAACAATGCACAAG CATTCTCCAGTAACGCTGATGACTGCTGTCTGTCCACCAGTGATACTTTAGTTCCACGCCGCATTGTAGAATCCTACATCATCCAAAATGCAGACAGTGGATGCTCCATTCCAGCTACTGT GTTCATcacaaagaagaacaagaagctGTGCTCTCCACCTGCAAGTGACACGAGATATCCATGGGTGTTGAAGCTCATTGAATATATGGGCAATCGTAGCAGCAAGAGAAAAG gccCTCAGTGA
- the tctn2 gene encoding tectonic-2 isoform X1, producing MLKTRVEVCLNFLSQTLILFVLLVKEDARCDVAFLPSVLVASGPRASAFLAGNVSDVSLTISSVSPSNTTGRLPPASCVPSSLSQWTVSQEPMGKSSLLVRVSLNRSLQLCAGANETDCCVQPLCVRETVRVCACLGNVPLATLIVQAQIYAQLLPTGPVSENKTMIPNQVFQPLGWCPCDLTAKVCDVRCCCDQDCAPELLWLFAGQCLPGPFGGIISPVPDYVCSSQSAENAPDWFPFLCVTSPLENNPFLGLFYDGTIVTPKPAPSFQAQQVAAPVPPTNYRQGAPIFTTDNQYFTIPQVSMLGQCLEKAPVAFLQNFEAVCVRSLQSCPAAPADLSVAVRDEQGGVVRVAVVDEVITDLSLFLSSPADSAAETQLCVNVVLSLSYTFQWKGNGITAISVTRRIGNITLSPGVTLTTRYSAVFANGNITAQPNSGNPGYQVGRPVIGGLLDDSTGAIGRAPISLWQGVRDGLCSSADLRPVLYGINSTSGCLMPVSLLNLVECSQLRETVRSTLAALVPATLVSRSGKPDFSTLTNWTRITTVVQNSNQTAGASGGVCSGVPAHLHIHIRSVVMGTIGGVPQKMIQAVELNFKTSTWSLQCDAAEGTICVTPDLTQTFPVTSSVTFTENPISTQSPMSRFRINFTEFDCDRNDVCWPELAFPLTPYYTGEPYSQALAKGLILVFFFIAASVLGTPWRQIRQAWSNSSF from the exons ATGCTGAAAACACGCGTAGAAGTGTGTTTGAATTTTCTGTCTCAGACGTTGATCCTGTTTGTGTTACTTGTAAAAGAAGATGCTAGATGTGATGTCG catttctgCCTTCAGTCCTTGTTGCATCTGGTCCAAGAGCATCTGCCTTCTTGGCTGGAAACGTGAGTGATGTGTCTCTGACCATCAGCAGCGTCTCACCCTCCAATACTACAG GACGCCTCCCTCCGGCCTCCTGCGTGCCGTCCAGTCTCAGTCAATGGACTGTGTCACAAGAGCCGATGGGAAAG AGCAGCCTCCTGGTGCGTGTGAGTCTGAACCGGAGCCTGCAGCTGTGTGCCGGTGCGAATGAGACAGACTGCTGTGTCCAGccgctgtgtgtgagagagactgtcagggtgtgtgcatgtctggGCAACGTTCCCCTGGCTACTCTCATCGTGCAGGCTCAGATCTACGCCCAGCTACTTCCCACTGGGCCTGTATCGG AGAATAAAACCATGATTCCTAATCAAGTGTTCCAGCCCCTTGGTTGGTGTCCATGTGACCTGACGGCAAAAGTGTGTGATGTGCGATGCTGCTGTGACCAG GACTGTGCCCCAGAGCTGTTGTGGCTTTTTGCTGGTCAGTGTCTCCCTGGACCATTTGGAGGAATTATCTCTCCTGTTCCTGACTACGTCTGCTCCTCTCAGTCGGCTGAAAATGCTCCTGATTGGTTCCCTTTTCTCTGCGTCACCTCTCCTTTAGAGAACAACCCGTTCCTTGGGCTTTTCTATGATGGCACTATTGT CACTCCGAAACCCGCTCCATCTTTCCAGGCTCAGCAGGTGGCAGCGCCTGTACCTCCTACAAACTACCGCCAGGGGGCGCCCATCTTCACCACAGACAACCAGTACTTCACCATCCCACAG GTGTCCATGCTGGGGCAGTGCTTGGAGAAGGCTCCGGTAGCGTTCCTGCAGAACtttgaggctgtgtgtgtgagatctctGCAGTCCTGCCCTGCTGCACCAGCTGACCTCAGCGTGGCAGTGAGAGATGAACAGGGCG gAGTGGTCAGAGTGGCCGTCGTGGATGAAGTGATCACAGATCTCAGCCTTTTCTTATCAAGTCCTGCTGATTCTG CAGCTGAgacacagttgtgtgtgaatgtggttCTGTCTTTAAGTTATACATTTCAGTGGAAGGGGAACGGTATTACAGCCATCAGTGTGACCCGCCGCATTGGAAACATCACCCTCAGTCCTGgag TGACGCTGACGACTCGATACTCTGCAGTGTTTGCGAATGGAAATATCACAGCTCAGCCTAACTCAGGCAACCCAG gTTACCAGGTGGGAAGGCCAGTGATTGGTGGACTTTTGGATGATTCTACCGGAGCCATAGGGAGAGCTCCAATCAGCCTCTGGCAAGGAG TGAGAGATGGCCTGTGCTCCTCTGCTGACCTGAGACCAGTTCTCTATGGAATAAACTCAACGTCTGGGTGTCTGATGCCTGTCAGTTTGCTTAATCTCGTTGAGTGCAGCCAGCTCAG AGAAACTGTCCGCTCCACTTTGGCTGCTTTAGTCCCTGCGACATTGGTTTCCAGATCAGGAAAGCCAGATTTCTCCACACTGACTAACTGGACCCGAATCACTA CTGTAGTACAGAACTCTAATCAGACAGCGGGAGCCTCTGGGGGTGTGTGCTCTGGCGTTCCGGCTCACCTACACATTCACATCAGAAGCGTCGTCATGGGAACCATAGGCGGAGTACCACAAAAAATGATCCAGGCTGTGGAGTTAAA tTTTAAGACATCTACATGGAGTTTACAGTGTGATGCAGCTGAGGGAACCATCTGTGTGACCCCAGACCTGACACAGACTTTCCCTGTGACCTCTTCTGTGACCTTTACCGAGAATCCCATCAGCACCCAATCCCCCATGTCCAG GTTTCGCATTAACTTCACAGAGTTTGACTGTGATAGGAATGATGTGTGCTGGCCTGAGCTTGCCTTCCCTCTCACACCTTATTACACAG GTGAGCCGTACTCTCAGGCTCTGGCTAAGGGACTCATCCTTGTCTTCTTCTTTATCGCCGCATCTGTCTTAGGGACACCGTGGAGACAAATCAGACAGGCATGGAGCAATAGCTcattctag
- the tctn2 gene encoding tectonic-2 isoform X2 has translation MLKTRVEVCLNFLSQTLILFVLLVKEDARCDVAFLPSVLVASGPRASAFLAGNVSDVSLTISSVSPSNTTGRLPPASCVPSSLSQWTVSQEPMGKSSLLVRVSLNRSLQLCAGANETDCCVQPLCVRETVRVCACLGNVPLATLIVQAQIYAQLLPTGPVSENKTMIPNQVFQPLGWCPCDLTAKVCDVRCCCDQDCAPELLWLFAGQCLPGPFGGIISPVPDYVCSSQSAENAPDWFPFLCVTSPLENNPFLGLFYDGTIVTPKPAPSFQAQQVAAPVPPTNYRQGAPIFTTDNQYFTIPQVSMLGQCLEKAPVAFLQNFEAVCVRSLQSCPAAPADLSVAVRDEQGGVVRVAVVDEVITDLSLFLSSPADSAETQLCVNVVLSLSYTFQWKGNGITAISVTRRIGNITLSPGVTLTTRYSAVFANGNITAQPNSGNPGYQVGRPVIGGLLDDSTGAIGRAPISLWQGVRDGLCSSADLRPVLYGINSTSGCLMPVSLLNLVECSQLRETVRSTLAALVPATLVSRSGKPDFSTLTNWTRITTVVQNSNQTAGASGGVCSGVPAHLHIHIRSVVMGTIGGVPQKMIQAVELNFKTSTWSLQCDAAEGTICVTPDLTQTFPVTSSVTFTENPISTQSPMSRFRINFTEFDCDRNDVCWPELAFPLTPYYTGEPYSQALAKGLILVFFFIAASVLGTPWRQIRQAWSNSSF, from the exons ATGCTGAAAACACGCGTAGAAGTGTGTTTGAATTTTCTGTCTCAGACGTTGATCCTGTTTGTGTTACTTGTAAAAGAAGATGCTAGATGTGATGTCG catttctgCCTTCAGTCCTTGTTGCATCTGGTCCAAGAGCATCTGCCTTCTTGGCTGGAAACGTGAGTGATGTGTCTCTGACCATCAGCAGCGTCTCACCCTCCAATACTACAG GACGCCTCCCTCCGGCCTCCTGCGTGCCGTCCAGTCTCAGTCAATGGACTGTGTCACAAGAGCCGATGGGAAAG AGCAGCCTCCTGGTGCGTGTGAGTCTGAACCGGAGCCTGCAGCTGTGTGCCGGTGCGAATGAGACAGACTGCTGTGTCCAGccgctgtgtgtgagagagactgtcagggtgtgtgcatgtctggGCAACGTTCCCCTGGCTACTCTCATCGTGCAGGCTCAGATCTACGCCCAGCTACTTCCCACTGGGCCTGTATCGG AGAATAAAACCATGATTCCTAATCAAGTGTTCCAGCCCCTTGGTTGGTGTCCATGTGACCTGACGGCAAAAGTGTGTGATGTGCGATGCTGCTGTGACCAG GACTGTGCCCCAGAGCTGTTGTGGCTTTTTGCTGGTCAGTGTCTCCCTGGACCATTTGGAGGAATTATCTCTCCTGTTCCTGACTACGTCTGCTCCTCTCAGTCGGCTGAAAATGCTCCTGATTGGTTCCCTTTTCTCTGCGTCACCTCTCCTTTAGAGAACAACCCGTTCCTTGGGCTTTTCTATGATGGCACTATTGT CACTCCGAAACCCGCTCCATCTTTCCAGGCTCAGCAGGTGGCAGCGCCTGTACCTCCTACAAACTACCGCCAGGGGGCGCCCATCTTCACCACAGACAACCAGTACTTCACCATCCCACAG GTGTCCATGCTGGGGCAGTGCTTGGAGAAGGCTCCGGTAGCGTTCCTGCAGAACtttgaggctgtgtgtgtgagatctctGCAGTCCTGCCCTGCTGCACCAGCTGACCTCAGCGTGGCAGTGAGAGATGAACAGGGCG gAGTGGTCAGAGTGGCCGTCGTGGATGAAGTGATCACAGATCTCAGCCTTTTCTTATCAAGTCCTGCTGATTCTG CTGAgacacagttgtgtgtgaatgtggttCTGTCTTTAAGTTATACATTTCAGTGGAAGGGGAACGGTATTACAGCCATCAGTGTGACCCGCCGCATTGGAAACATCACCCTCAGTCCTGgag TGACGCTGACGACTCGATACTCTGCAGTGTTTGCGAATGGAAATATCACAGCTCAGCCTAACTCAGGCAACCCAG gTTACCAGGTGGGAAGGCCAGTGATTGGTGGACTTTTGGATGATTCTACCGGAGCCATAGGGAGAGCTCCAATCAGCCTCTGGCAAGGAG TGAGAGATGGCCTGTGCTCCTCTGCTGACCTGAGACCAGTTCTCTATGGAATAAACTCAACGTCTGGGTGTCTGATGCCTGTCAGTTTGCTTAATCTCGTTGAGTGCAGCCAGCTCAG AGAAACTGTCCGCTCCACTTTGGCTGCTTTAGTCCCTGCGACATTGGTTTCCAGATCAGGAAAGCCAGATTTCTCCACACTGACTAACTGGACCCGAATCACTA CTGTAGTACAGAACTCTAATCAGACAGCGGGAGCCTCTGGGGGTGTGTGCTCTGGCGTTCCGGCTCACCTACACATTCACATCAGAAGCGTCGTCATGGGAACCATAGGCGGAGTACCACAAAAAATGATCCAGGCTGTGGAGTTAAA tTTTAAGACATCTACATGGAGTTTACAGTGTGATGCAGCTGAGGGAACCATCTGTGTGACCCCAGACCTGACACAGACTTTCCCTGTGACCTCTTCTGTGACCTTTACCGAGAATCCCATCAGCACCCAATCCCCCATGTCCAG GTTTCGCATTAACTTCACAGAGTTTGACTGTGATAGGAATGATGTGTGCTGGCCTGAGCTTGCCTTCCCTCTCACACCTTATTACACAG GTGAGCCGTACTCTCAGGCTCTGGCTAAGGGACTCATCCTTGTCTTCTTCTTTATCGCCGCATCTGTCTTAGGGACACCGTGGAGACAAATCAGACAGGCATGGAGCAATAGCTcattctag
- the ccl19a.1 gene encoding C-C motif chemokine 19a.1, translated as MARCGFFSLCVGVWITAVIMSIYMDVSLGEQALDCCLKVGHHKIPKRIVTCYKEQRRGDGCFIDAVVFRTRKGRDLCAPPEADWVIDLKNVVDGRNKSQDGICKDKRD; from the exons ATGGCTCGATGTGGCTTCTTCAgtctgtgtgtaggtgtgtggaTCACTGCAGTCATCATGAGCATCTACATGGATG TGTCTCTTGGAGAACAAGCATTGGACTGCTGTTTGAAGGTTGGCCATCATAAGATCCCAAAACGCATTGTCACCTGCTACAAAGAGCAACGCAGAGGCGATGGCTGCTTCATCGATGCTGTTGT CTTCCGTACTCGAAAAGGCCGGGATCTTTGCGCTCCCCCTGAAGCCGACTGGGTCATAGACCTGAAGAATGTAGTGGATGGCAGGAACAAAAGCCAG GATGGTATCTGTAAAGACAAGAGAGACTAG
- the tctn2 gene encoding tectonic-2 isoform X3: protein MLKTRVEVCLNFLSQTLILFVLLVKEDARCDVAFLPSVLVASGPRASAFLAGNVSDVSLTISSVSPSNTTGRLPPASCVPSSLSQWTVSQEPMGKSSLLVRVSLNRSLQLCAGANETDCCVQPLCVRETVRVCACLGNVPLATLIVQAQIYAQLLPTGPVSENKTMIPNQVFQPLGWCPCDLTAKVCDVRCCCDQDCAPELLWLFAGQCLPGPFGGIISPVPDYVCSSQSAENAPDWFPFLCVTSPLENNPFLGLFYDGTIVTPKPAPSFQAQQVAAPVPPTNYRQGAPIFTTDNQYFTIPQVSMLGQCLEKAPVAFLQNFEAVCVRSLQSCPAAPADLSVAVRDEQGGVVRVAVVDEVITDLSLFLSSPADSAAETQLCVNVVLSLSYTFQWKGNGITAISVTRRIGNITLSPGVTLTTRYSAVFANGNITAQPNSGNPGYQVGRPVIGGLLDDSTGAIGRAPISLWQGVRDGLCSSADLRPVLYGINSTSGCLMPVSLLNLVECSQLRETVRSTLAALVPATLVSRSGKPDFSTLTNWTRITTVVQNSNQTAGASGGVCSGVPAHLHIHIRSVVMGTIGGVPQKMIQAVELNFKTSTWSLQCDAAEGTICVTPDLTQTFPVTSSVTFTENPISTQSPMSRFRINFTEFDCDRNDVCWPELAFPLTPYYTGTPWRQIRQAWSNSSF from the exons ATGCTGAAAACACGCGTAGAAGTGTGTTTGAATTTTCTGTCTCAGACGTTGATCCTGTTTGTGTTACTTGTAAAAGAAGATGCTAGATGTGATGTCG catttctgCCTTCAGTCCTTGTTGCATCTGGTCCAAGAGCATCTGCCTTCTTGGCTGGAAACGTGAGTGATGTGTCTCTGACCATCAGCAGCGTCTCACCCTCCAATACTACAG GACGCCTCCCTCCGGCCTCCTGCGTGCCGTCCAGTCTCAGTCAATGGACTGTGTCACAAGAGCCGATGGGAAAG AGCAGCCTCCTGGTGCGTGTGAGTCTGAACCGGAGCCTGCAGCTGTGTGCCGGTGCGAATGAGACAGACTGCTGTGTCCAGccgctgtgtgtgagagagactgtcagggtgtgtgcatgtctggGCAACGTTCCCCTGGCTACTCTCATCGTGCAGGCTCAGATCTACGCCCAGCTACTTCCCACTGGGCCTGTATCGG AGAATAAAACCATGATTCCTAATCAAGTGTTCCAGCCCCTTGGTTGGTGTCCATGTGACCTGACGGCAAAAGTGTGTGATGTGCGATGCTGCTGTGACCAG GACTGTGCCCCAGAGCTGTTGTGGCTTTTTGCTGGTCAGTGTCTCCCTGGACCATTTGGAGGAATTATCTCTCCTGTTCCTGACTACGTCTGCTCCTCTCAGTCGGCTGAAAATGCTCCTGATTGGTTCCCTTTTCTCTGCGTCACCTCTCCTTTAGAGAACAACCCGTTCCTTGGGCTTTTCTATGATGGCACTATTGT CACTCCGAAACCCGCTCCATCTTTCCAGGCTCAGCAGGTGGCAGCGCCTGTACCTCCTACAAACTACCGCCAGGGGGCGCCCATCTTCACCACAGACAACCAGTACTTCACCATCCCACAG GTGTCCATGCTGGGGCAGTGCTTGGAGAAGGCTCCGGTAGCGTTCCTGCAGAACtttgaggctgtgtgtgtgagatctctGCAGTCCTGCCCTGCTGCACCAGCTGACCTCAGCGTGGCAGTGAGAGATGAACAGGGCG gAGTGGTCAGAGTGGCCGTCGTGGATGAAGTGATCACAGATCTCAGCCTTTTCTTATCAAGTCCTGCTGATTCTG CAGCTGAgacacagttgtgtgtgaatgtggttCTGTCTTTAAGTTATACATTTCAGTGGAAGGGGAACGGTATTACAGCCATCAGTGTGACCCGCCGCATTGGAAACATCACCCTCAGTCCTGgag TGACGCTGACGACTCGATACTCTGCAGTGTTTGCGAATGGAAATATCACAGCTCAGCCTAACTCAGGCAACCCAG gTTACCAGGTGGGAAGGCCAGTGATTGGTGGACTTTTGGATGATTCTACCGGAGCCATAGGGAGAGCTCCAATCAGCCTCTGGCAAGGAG TGAGAGATGGCCTGTGCTCCTCTGCTGACCTGAGACCAGTTCTCTATGGAATAAACTCAACGTCTGGGTGTCTGATGCCTGTCAGTTTGCTTAATCTCGTTGAGTGCAGCCAGCTCAG AGAAACTGTCCGCTCCACTTTGGCTGCTTTAGTCCCTGCGACATTGGTTTCCAGATCAGGAAAGCCAGATTTCTCCACACTGACTAACTGGACCCGAATCACTA CTGTAGTACAGAACTCTAATCAGACAGCGGGAGCCTCTGGGGGTGTGTGCTCTGGCGTTCCGGCTCACCTACACATTCACATCAGAAGCGTCGTCATGGGAACCATAGGCGGAGTACCACAAAAAATGATCCAGGCTGTGGAGTTAAA tTTTAAGACATCTACATGGAGTTTACAGTGTGATGCAGCTGAGGGAACCATCTGTGTGACCCCAGACCTGACACAGACTTTCCCTGTGACCTCTTCTGTGACCTTTACCGAGAATCCCATCAGCACCCAATCCCCCATGTCCAG GTTTCGCATTAACTTCACAGAGTTTGACTGTGATAGGAATGATGTGTGCTGGCCTGAGCTTGCCTTCCCTCTCACACCTTATTACACAG GGACACCGTGGAGACAAATCAGACAGGCATGGAGCAATAGCTcattctag